Part of the Aciduliprofundum boonei T469 genome is shown below.
TAGCTTTAACTGCAACCGTAGGTGTATCCTGATTCATTCCATTATAGGTGCTCTTTGGTAGATTCTGTCTCACATAGAATATGTATCCTTCGGTATGAAGCTTGTTCAACACATCATCAGGCACAGGTAGAACTCTAACAGGTGTCTGCACAGCTATCTGATTCACGGCCGGTGTGGGTGCTCCAGACACTATAACTGCTGCATCTACCTGACCAAGCTTCAAACTCTGCGCCGCTTCGCTGAACTTCTGATTTACCTTCTGTATGCTATCCCAAACGCCTACAGCCCTCAATATCTGCTCAGCTGCCACTGCAGTTCCGCTTCCTGTTGCGCCTATCGCCACTTTCTTACCCTGCAAATCGTTCAAGGTGTGTATTCCGCTATTTGCCAATACAACAAACTGCACGGTCTCTGGATACAATGCTGCTACTCCACGAATATCCTTCACAGGATTATTCTGAAACATATACTTTCCATTGTAGGCATAATAAGCCACATCGTTCTGTATCAAAGCTGCTTGGGCGTTTCCATCTCCGATAGCTTTAGCGTTAGAAACGCTAGCCCCACTTGTAACTGCTTTTGCATCTATATCATTCGAATATTTATTCAACAATTCCGCATATTTAGATCCTAGTGGGAAATAAACCCCGCTTGTTCCCCCTGTATAAATGGTGATGGATACTTTCTCCCCACCACCTCCTCCATTGTTCGGGTTTTGCTGTAGAGCATACCATGCCCCCGCTCCTATCAGAATGGCAATTACAACAATCACCACTCCTATTATCAATCCCTTATTATTCATCGACTTCCCCTCTCAAAGTTGTAAGATATGGGTTTATAAAAACTTTTCGGAACATAATTGTGCAATATATTAAAGAACACTGAAAAATAAACGCTCCAATTTCAAAATTAGTAGGAAATTATTATTAGATTCAGGGTATATAGCAACTCTACAGAAAAATAAAATAGTGAGAACGGAGATAGAAGCTGTTTTTAGGGAGCACAAGTAACTTGCAAAAGATTAATATGATCAATGCATATTAATTACCCTGAGTAAGGTGATATTGACGATAAATCATCATGGAGTGTGGATAATACTAGTACTGCTCTTGGTGGTTGATATTAGCATGTTTGGAGTTTATTCATCTCATTCCGTTTTCTCAAATGCTCGGATTGAGAGTCTAAATGGCACAGAGCCGATAAATGCTACAGAATACCAGAAATTGATGGGGATAGGAATAAATGTTGACTGGATGACCTTTAAGAAGGTGAACACGCAATATTTCCAATGGCGTGAACAAGGAGTCCATGTACCCTCTTATTTTAAGGAGAGAGGTTTCTCTAATGTTCGCATAAGAGTTAATCAAGACCTCACCACCAATCAGACTGCTATGGAGCAACTTACAGATATTGTGAATGATTGTTTAGATGCAGGATTGTATCCCATCATAACCAATGTTGCAGATGATTTGAGAGATTACCCTACAAATATCAGCGTGCAACAACACTTTGTGAAATGGTGGGAAACAGTGATAGATCATTTCAAAGGATATTCTTATAATCTCTCCTACGATTTACTGATAGAATCAAGTCATGAGATTAAGAATTACCCAGATGTGCTTAACAAGGTCTACTATGAAATCATTCATTATCTCCGCCAAGAGGACCCATATAGAATAGTATTTGTGACCCCAGCCGGAGGATCCAAGCCTGACTATCTCCAAGATCTAAATGTTACCAACAATGGTTATA
Proteins encoded:
- a CDS encoding cellulase family glycosylhydrolase, whose protein sequence is MILTINHHGVWIILVLLLVVDISMFGVYSSHSVFSNARIESLNGTEPINATEYQKLMGIGINVDWMTFKKVNTQYFQWREQGVHVPSYFKERGFSNVRIRVNQDLTTNQTAMEQLTDIVNDCLDAGLYPIITNVADDLRDYPTNISVQQHFVKWWETVIDHFKGYSYNLSYDLLIESSHEIKNYPDVLNKVYYEIIHYLRQEDPYRIVFVTPAGGSKPDYLQDLNVTNNGYILAEWHIYAGGPSESGTDCVYSKSYINQTLSTALSWTKETGIPTWQGAWRSNCYPNGGTDAECNMSLEINFTKAMVSAYAGANLPYDVNADTKFFDISNLTWYKLQEEALDIILQQNGAVPEFSMDSPWVILVIIILIIAVVYPRSKNSNF